The Litchfieldia alkalitelluris genome has a window encoding:
- a CDS encoding L-threonylcarbamoyladenylate synthase, whose product METKIWSVDKNNEVEHSYPQLQEAARLLRENEVVAFPTETVYGLGANARSDEAVAKIFQAKGRPSDNPLIVHIANRNQLEELVKDIPNLVDKLINHFWPGPLTLVLRKKDHILSEKVTAELSTVAVRMPDHPIALAIIEASGLPIAAPSANTSGKPSPTLASHVIADLDGKIAGVVDGGPTGVGLESTVLDCTEEIPVILRPGGVTREELEEICGQVHIDKALVQENEAPRSPGMKYTHYAPKAPLTVVKGSLGFIQELVSIQQEQGKRVGILTTIEHEAEYSADVIVACGSVDKLETVASQLYDTLRKFDEAAVDIIYSEAFPDKGIGQAIMNRLLKAAGQQVIIEE is encoded by the coding sequence ATGGAAACAAAAATATGGTCTGTGGATAAAAATAATGAAGTTGAACATAGTTATCCACAGCTGCAAGAAGCTGCTAGATTATTAAGAGAAAATGAAGTGGTAGCTTTTCCTACAGAAACAGTTTATGGGTTAGGTGCAAATGCAAGGTCAGATGAGGCTGTAGCTAAGATCTTCCAGGCAAAAGGACGCCCTAGTGATAACCCTTTAATCGTACATATTGCAAATAGAAACCAGCTAGAAGAGCTTGTAAAAGATATCCCCAACCTTGTGGATAAGTTGATTAATCACTTTTGGCCAGGGCCTTTAACATTAGTTTTAAGAAAAAAGGATCATATTTTATCAGAAAAGGTAACTGCAGAGTTATCAACAGTGGCGGTCAGAATGCCGGACCACCCGATTGCTCTAGCGATAATAGAAGCAAGTGGATTGCCGATTGCAGCCCCAAGTGCCAATACTTCTGGGAAGCCTAGTCCTACTTTGGCAAGTCATGTGATAGCTGATTTGGATGGTAAAATTGCTGGAGTTGTTGACGGTGGACCAACAGGAGTGGGATTAGAATCAACAGTCCTTGACTGTACGGAAGAAATTCCCGTCATTCTTCGTCCTGGTGGTGTTACAAGAGAAGAACTTGAGGAAATCTGTGGACAAGTTCATATTGATAAAGCATTAGTTCAAGAAAATGAGGCACCAAGATCGCCAGGAATGAAATATACTCACTATGCGCCAAAAGCACCTCTCACCGTTGTAAAGGGAAGTCTTGGTTTTATTCAAGAGTTAGTTTCTATACAACAAGAACAGGGGAAAAGAGTTGGTATATTAACCACCATTGAACATGAAGCGGAATATTCTGCAGATGTAATCGTTGCTTGTGGTAGTGTGGATAAATTAGAAACCGTTGCAAGTCAATTATATGATACCTTAAGAAAGTTTGACGAAGCGGCTGTGGATATCATCTATAGTGAAGCATTTCCGGATAAGGGAATTGGACAAGCAATTATGAATCGATTATTAAAGGCAGCTGGGCAACAGGTGATAATAGAAGAATAA
- a CDS encoding nuclease-related domain-containing protein gives MIVKELKYPIYIKKLEALLLRLPPTHIKRKEISEEIAKQLAGFKGEQSLDYYLSFLPENHLILHDLRLKFKQHHFQIDTLILTFSFFLILEVKNLSGRLIFDHHNQQLIRKLNDIEEVFPDPLLQAKRQKYQMVEWLRKNKFKNIPFEEVVVITNSSSHIEATPSDLMQTRIIRNTYIIEKVKELQATFKDEELYLKRDLLKLSQALINNHEAKDIDVLQKFNILESELIKGVQCVECNNIPMKHHLGKWNCSNCENISKDAHLKTIKDFQLLSDLPLTNRRLRDMLFLQSKSISKKYLVSLKLHHTGTTRDRVYHFHNNEA, from the coding sequence TTGATTGTAAAAGAGTTAAAATACCCCATTTATATCAAAAAACTAGAAGCATTACTTCTGAGACTTCCGCCAACACATATCAAGAGAAAAGAAATTAGTGAAGAAATCGCTAAACAGTTAGCTGGATTCAAAGGTGAACAGTCACTTGATTACTATCTGAGCTTTCTCCCCGAAAATCACCTTATCCTTCATGACCTTCGGCTTAAATTTAAACAACACCACTTCCAGATTGACACCCTTATTCTTACTTTTTCCTTTTTCCTAATACTAGAAGTGAAAAACCTTTCTGGTAGACTCATATTCGATCATCATAATCAACAATTAATACGAAAATTAAATGATATTGAGGAGGTCTTTCCTGATCCCCTCCTTCAGGCGAAAAGACAGAAATATCAAATGGTTGAGTGGCTTAGAAAAAATAAGTTTAAAAACATTCCATTTGAAGAGGTTGTTGTCATTACTAATTCTTCAAGCCATATTGAAGCCACCCCTTCAGATTTAATGCAAACAAGGATTATCAGAAATACATACATTATTGAAAAGGTAAAAGAATTACAAGCAACGTTTAAAGATGAAGAATTATACTTAAAAAGAGATTTACTCAAACTTTCCCAAGCGTTAATAAACAATCATGAAGCAAAAGATATAGATGTTTTACAGAAATTTAACATCTTAGAATCTGAACTAATTAAAGGAGTTCAATGTGTTGAATGCAATAATATCCCCATGAAACACCACTTAGGCAAGTGGAACTGTTCGAACTGTGAAAATATCTCTAAAGATGCTCATCTTAAAACTATAAAAGATTTTCAATTATTATCTGATCTACCACTAACTAATAGAAGATTAAGAGATATGCTCTTTTTACAATCCAAGTCAATTTCTAAAAAGTATCTTGTATCCCTAAAACTCCATCATACCGGTACCACCAGAGATCGGGTCTACCACTTTCATAACAATGAGGCATAA
- a CDS encoding manganese efflux pump MntP, whose translation MNIAGFLGEFLTLFIMAFALGMDAFSVGLGMGLLRLRLKQIFYIGIVIGLFHIWMPLVGMGIGRFLSDQFGTIATYLGGILLLILGIQMIVSSLKDDESKMLTPEGIGLYIFALGVSLDSFSVGLSLGIYGARTIITILMFGVVSMLLTWFGLLLGRRVQGWFGSYSEALGGSILLAFGIKLLFAI comes from the coding sequence ATGAACATCGCAGGTTTTTTAGGTGAATTTCTAACATTATTCATCATGGCATTCGCACTAGGAATGGACGCTTTTTCAGTTGGCCTTGGAATGGGGTTATTGAGGCTAAGACTGAAACAAATTTTCTACATAGGTATTGTCATAGGGCTCTTTCATATTTGGATGCCCCTAGTTGGAATGGGAATTGGTCGTTTTCTTTCGGACCAATTTGGGACAATCGCTACATATCTTGGGGGTATCTTACTTCTGATTTTAGGTATCCAAATGATCGTATCTTCGCTCAAAGATGATGAATCAAAAATGCTCACACCTGAAGGAATAGGGCTGTATATATTTGCATTAGGTGTTAGCTTAGATAGCTTTTCTGTGGGGTTAAGCTTAGGAATCTATGGAGCGCGGACAATTATTACCATCTTAATGTTTGGTGTTGTTAGTATGCTTCTTACCTGGTTCGGATTACTTTTAGGAAGAAGAGTTCAAGGGTGGTTTGGTTCGTATAGTGAGGCACTGGGAGGGAGTATCCTTCTTGCCTTTGGAATTAAATTGTTATTTGCTATCTAA
- a CDS encoding low molecular weight protein arginine phosphatase: protein MNILFVCTGNTCRSPMAEAILKSKKVKGVTVKSAGVFADNNSSASQNTIQVLSEKGINQPHQSTLLTEEQVNWATLILTMTAGHKQLVVSRFPQDRERVFTLNEYVNLSTKDIMDPFGGPVEIYRETYKELDLLIEGLVQKLAD, encoded by the coding sequence ATGAATATTTTATTTGTTTGTACTGGTAATACATGTCGAAGTCCAATGGCTGAGGCCATTTTAAAGAGTAAAAAAGTTAAGGGTGTAACAGTTAAATCTGCGGGGGTATTCGCCGATAATAATAGTAGTGCATCACAAAATACCATTCAAGTTTTATCAGAAAAAGGCATTAATCAGCCACATCAATCTACATTATTAACGGAAGAACAGGTAAATTGGGCGACACTTATATTAACAATGACAGCGGGTCATAAGCAACTAGTAGTAAGTCGATTTCCGCAAGACCGAGAAAGAGTGTTCACTTTAAATGAATATGTAAATTTATCAACAAAGGATATCATGGATCCGTTTGGAGGACCAGTTGAGATTTATAGAGAGACATATAAAGAGCTAGATTTGTTGATTGAAGGGTTGGTGCAAAAACTAGCTGATTAG
- a CDS encoding methyl-accepting chemotaxis protein: MKFGLRLKLVVFVTLLATVTYSTSAFFMYVVSDYTTDLLNESTFTILTLGLGVFWSGVLAFVAAGFVTTPLKHLEQAVKRAADGEIGEDVVLSKSNDEVRSLGLAFNDMLSSLRLMVSNIEMNFTSTTTKVAEIERASKSATEQAELMSSAIDSIAKGADQSAASVQETAEAFENVMKIAEDVQEKAVLSEQQSITMIDSLKETDQIIHSLIKGFNKQVESSYISLDAVKSLDQKAKEVEDIISLVGNIAKQTNLLALNAAIEAARAGEHGKGFSVVATEVRSLADGSSRAVEDISNLIRDIQTEVKEVVIRMTEQVDIGNKEAEKGKMTDAAIKSMTGSVYEFVDSVKQIATLADHQMDSIRETASLSQEVAAIAEETSAGTEEMSASSVEQAKVIQNIYVLTKEFTQQAEQLKKTIERFTV, from the coding sequence ATGAAATTTGGACTAAGGTTAAAATTAGTAGTATTTGTAACCTTATTGGCAACAGTTACATACTCGACAAGTGCATTTTTCATGTATGTTGTTAGTGATTACACTACAGATTTATTGAATGAATCAACATTTACAATCCTAACTTTAGGACTTGGAGTGTTTTGGTCAGGAGTCTTGGCTTTTGTTGCAGCTGGGTTTGTGACGACGCCATTAAAACATCTTGAACAAGCAGTGAAAAGAGCAGCTGATGGGGAAATTGGTGAAGATGTTGTTCTCTCAAAGTCAAATGATGAAGTTCGTTCATTGGGTCTAGCATTTAACGATATGTTAAGTAGCCTTAGGCTAATGGTTTCGAATATCGAAATGAATTTCACAAGTACGACCACAAAGGTAGCTGAAATTGAACGCGCATCTAAAAGTGCCACAGAACAAGCTGAATTAATGTCCAGTGCGATTGATAGTATTGCCAAAGGTGCAGATCAATCAGCTGCATCTGTACAAGAAACTGCAGAAGCTTTTGAAAATGTAATGAAGATCGCTGAAGATGTTCAAGAAAAGGCCGTACTGTCTGAGCAACAATCGATTACAATGATTGATTCTTTAAAAGAAACAGATCAAATTATTCACTCTCTTATCAAAGGGTTTAATAAACAGGTTGAAAGCAGCTATATTTCGCTAGATGCGGTTAAGAGTTTAGATCAAAAGGCGAAAGAAGTTGAGGACATTATTTCTTTAGTTGGAAATATCGCAAAACAAACAAACTTACTTGCTTTAAATGCAGCAATTGAAGCGGCTCGCGCAGGCGAACATGGAAAAGGCTTTTCAGTGGTAGCAACCGAGGTTAGGTCACTTGCAGATGGCAGTTCTCGAGCAGTAGAAGATATATCAAATCTAATACGTGATATTCAAACCGAGGTAAAAGAAGTAGTAATTCGGATGACTGAGCAGGTTGATATAGGTAATAAGGAAGCTGAAAAAGGGAAAATGACGGATGCTGCAATAAAATCGATGACTGGTTCGGTGTACGAATTTGTGGATTCAGTTAAACAAATTGCTACATTGGCGGATCATCAAATGGATAGCATCCGTGAAACAGCATCATTATCGCAAGAGGTGGCTGCGATCGCAGAAGAAACATCCGCTGGTACAGAAGAGATGTCGGCATCAAGCGTTGAACAAGCCAAAGTGATTCAGAACATCTATGTATTAACAAAAGAATTTACACAACAAGCAGAGCAATTAAAGAAAACGATAGAGCGATTTACTGTTTAA
- the rpiB gene encoding ribose 5-phosphate isomerase B has product MKVAIASDHGGLNIREEIKSLMTEMGIEFEDFGCDCTTSVDYPDYAVPVAEKVANGEFDRGILICGTGIGMSIAANKVKGIRCALVHDTFSAQATREHNNSNVLAMGERVIGAGLAREIARVWLSTEFLAGRHETRINKIKDYEEQI; this is encoded by the coding sequence ATGAAAGTTGCAATTGCTTCAGATCATGGTGGTTTAAATATTAGAGAAGAAATAAAGAGTTTAATGACTGAAATGGGAATCGAGTTTGAGGATTTTGGTTGTGACTGTACTACTTCTGTTGATTACCCAGACTATGCAGTGCCTGTAGCAGAAAAAGTCGCAAATGGTGAGTTTGATCGTGGGATTTTAATTTGTGGAACTGGGATCGGGATGAGTATCGCTGCTAATAAGGTGAAAGGCATTCGTTGTGCATTAGTACATGATACTTTTAGTGCACAGGCAACCCGTGAACATAACAATAGCAATGTTCTAGCAATGGGTGAAAGGGTTATTGGAGCTGGTTTAGCAAGAGAGATCGCAAGAGTATGGTTATCAACTGAATTTTTGGCAGGTCGTCATGAAACGCGAATCAATAAGATTAAGGATTATGAAGAGCAGATCTGA
- a CDS encoding TIGR01440 family protein, translating into MKNELSIWREQLKTVLSDLKEQASLSKHQILVIGCSTSEVIGEKIGTSGTQEVAEMIFNELIELQQETGVMLAFQCCEHLNRALVVEKEVALLKGLEMVTVIPVQTAGGAMATYSYKQMKDPVVVEFIKADAGIDIGDTFIGMHLKHVAVPLRSKVKAIGQAHVTMAKTRPKLIGGERAVYANQEENLSC; encoded by the coding sequence ATGAAAAATGAACTTTCAATTTGGAGAGAGCAGTTGAAAACTGTTCTATCTGATTTAAAAGAGCAAGCCTCATTATCGAAGCATCAAATCTTAGTTATAGGGTGTAGTACAAGTGAAGTGATTGGTGAAAAAATCGGCACTTCGGGTACGCAGGAAGTAGCTGAGATGATTTTTAATGAGCTAATTGAACTCCAACAAGAAACAGGTGTGATGCTTGCGTTTCAATGCTGTGAGCATCTTAACCGAGCGTTAGTTGTGGAAAAAGAGGTTGCATTACTAAAAGGGCTTGAGATGGTAACAGTTATACCTGTTCAAACAGCAGGCGGGGCAATGGCCACTTATTCATATAAGCAGATGAAGGATCCGGTTGTTGTTGAATTCATCAAAGCTGATGCCGGGATTGATATTGGTGATACATTTATTGGGATGCACTTAAAACATGTAGCCGTCCCGTTAAGAAGTAAGGTAAAGGCGATTGGACAAGCGCATGTAACAATGGCTAAAACAAGACCGAAATTAATTGGTGGCGAAAGAGCTGTTTATGCTAATCAAGAAGAAAATTTATCATGCTAA
- a CDS encoding sigma-70 family RNA polymerase sigma factor: MDDIYRRYAEALYYYLYRMSGSPSLAEELVQETFFRATLSLSFYKYEEVKPWLFKVARNTYLDEWRKRKRRKRVPFFGKPEMQSPYGKPEEETLEGETRKELIDLLGLLQENYRTSFI; the protein is encoded by the coding sequence TTGGATGATATTTATCGTCGTTATGCTGAAGCACTATATTACTATTTATATCGTATGTCAGGATCTCCCTCGTTGGCAGAAGAACTAGTTCAAGAAACGTTTTTTCGAGCCACTCTGTCGCTTAGCTTCTATAAATATGAAGAGGTGAAGCCTTGGTTGTTTAAAGTGGCACGAAACACTTATTTAGATGAATGGCGCAAGCGAAAACGGCGGAAGCGGGTTCCATTTTTTGGTAAACCAGAGATGCAAAGTCCCTATGGAAAGCCAGAGGAGGAAACACTCGAAGGAGAAACACGCAAGGAACTAATTGATCTATTAGGTCTGCTTCAAGAGAATTATCGAACCTCATTTATTTGA
- a CDS encoding anti-sigma factor, with protein MDKGKRKEGFMEISISFNCKNTSSLVDYWWIIFNIYAFLTIGYSATDIQNKHKFNMNLAIDWTQGGLYGEFYLHPGGEITPFLTQEISFPVYRTVGKEENPVAVMNMEKRLLSMFSTKELDFLRPSDQNRFTYYLPEDPRTGEKLYFKKDEQVWVPLEMVHEGTVAELAFSTDRYYEPRALLEILSKYDIDVLWMPLYSGELDTIEDVGFSIAGGSFMSVETLGLSKGRELLGESSFTEIWIDKETIGRNQDMMLRNMEKLIENESDSYLDHFLGLRHLEQRHEFLEENGFKVYGAVVTGPVKELLKLQEEETFRGIQVGEFDYWNWESK; from the coding sequence ATGGACAAAGGAAAAAGAAAAGAAGGTTTTATGGAAATATCGATTTCTTTTAACTGCAAGAATACTTCGAGTCTTGTTGATTATTGGTGGATTATATTTAATATATATGCTTTTTTAACGATTGGATATAGTGCAACAGATATTCAAAATAAACATAAATTCAATATGAATTTAGCTATTGATTGGACTCAAGGTGGCTTGTATGGTGAATTTTATTTACATCCAGGCGGAGAAATCACACCATTTTTAACGCAAGAGATCTCATTTCCTGTGTATCGAACGGTCGGTAAGGAAGAAAATCCCGTTGCCGTGATGAATATGGAAAAGAGATTATTATCGATGTTCTCGACTAAAGAATTAGATTTTCTGCGACCATCAGACCAAAATAGGTTTACCTATTATTTACCTGAGGATCCACGGACAGGAGAAAAGCTGTATTTTAAGAAAGATGAACAGGTTTGGGTGCCTTTAGAAATGGTTCATGAAGGAACAGTTGCAGAGTTGGCATTTTCAACAGACAGATATTATGAACCAAGGGCCTTACTTGAAATTTTAAGTAAGTATGACATTGATGTATTATGGATGCCTTTATATAGTGGCGAGTTGGATACGATTGAGGATGTTGGATTCAGTATAGCTGGCGGAAGCTTTATGTCTGTTGAAACCTTAGGGTTATCAAAAGGAAGAGAACTTTTAGGTGAAAGTTCGTTTACTGAGATTTGGATTGATAAGGAAACGATTGGTCGAAATCAAGACATGATGCTTCGTAATATGGAAAAACTAATAGAAAACGAGAGCGACTCCTACTTAGATCATTTTCTAGGACTGAGACACCTTGAGCAAAGGCATGAATTTTTGGAGGAAAATGGTTTTAAAGTATACGGTGCTGTTGTCACAGGTCCGGTAAAGGAGCTTTTAAAATTGCAAGAAGAAGAAACATTTCGAGGGATTCAGGTCGGAGAGTTCGATTATTGGAACTGGGAATCAAAATAA
- a CDS encoding serine hydroxymethyltransferase produces MKHLSQQDPSVFGAIQDELKRQRTKIELIASENFVSEAVMEAQGSVLTNKYAEGYPGRRYYGGCEHVDVVEDIARDRAKEIFGAEYVNVQPHSGAQANMAVYFTILEQGDTVLGMNLSHGGHLTHGSPVNFSGIQYNFVEYGVDEVTHTINYEDVLEKARTHKPKLIVAGASAYPREIDFKRFREIADEIGAYLMVDMAHIAGLVAAGLHQNPVPYADFVTTTTHKTLRGPRGGMILCKEEFGKKIDKSIFPGIQGGPLMHVISAKAVAFGEALQDDFKVYAKNIIENAQRLAEGLKKEGLKLVSDGTDNHLLLVDVKAIGLTGKVAEHVLDEVGITVNKNTIPFDTESPFVTSGVRIGTAAVTSRGFGLEDMDEIASIIAFTLKNHENEESLKEAAARVEALTSKFVLYKEL; encoded by the coding sequence ATGAAACATTTATCGCAACAAGATCCATCGGTTTTTGGAGCAATTCAAGATGAGTTAAAAAGACAGAGAACGAAAATTGAACTAATCGCTTCTGAAAACTTTGTTAGTGAAGCAGTTATGGAAGCACAAGGTTCAGTTTTAACGAATAAGTATGCTGAAGGTTATCCAGGTCGTCGTTATTATGGAGGCTGTGAGCATGTTGACGTGGTAGAAGATATCGCGCGTGATCGTGCAAAGGAAATCTTCGGTGCAGAGTATGTTAACGTACAGCCACACTCAGGTGCACAAGCAAATATGGCCGTTTATTTTACCATCTTAGAGCAAGGCGATACAGTGTTAGGAATGAATCTATCACATGGTGGACATTTAACACATGGTAGTCCGGTCAACTTCAGTGGAATTCAATATAATTTCGTAGAGTATGGTGTTGACGAAGTTACACATACAATTAACTATGAAGATGTGTTAGAAAAGGCACGTACACATAAACCAAAGCTAATTGTAGCGGGTGCAAGTGCTTATCCACGTGAAATCGACTTTAAACGTTTCCGTGAAATCGCAGATGAGATTGGAGCTTATTTAATGGTGGATATGGCACATATTGCAGGACTAGTTGCTGCAGGTCTTCATCAAAACCCAGTACCATATGCTGATTTCGTTACAACAACTACCCATAAAACATTACGCGGACCTCGTGGCGGGATGATTTTATGTAAAGAAGAATTTGGTAAGAAAATCGATAAATCAATCTTCCCTGGTATTCAAGGTGGACCATTAATGCACGTGATTTCTGCAAAAGCAGTTGCATTTGGTGAAGCACTTCAGGATGATTTTAAAGTATATGCAAAAAATATCATTGAGAACGCACAAAGACTAGCAGAAGGTCTGAAAAAAGAAGGACTAAAACTAGTTTCAGATGGAACAGACAACCATCTTTTACTAGTAGATGTAAAAGCAATCGGTTTAACTGGAAAGGTTGCTGAGCATGTACTTGATGAGGTTGGTATCACGGTAAATAAAAATACTATTCCATTTGATACAGAAAGTCCATTTGTAACAAGTGGTGTTCGTATAGGAACAGCAGCCGTAACTTCTCGTGGATTTGGTTTAGAGGACATGGATGAAATTGCTTCAATTATTGCATTTACTCTTAAAAACCATGAAAACGAAGAAAGCTTAAAAGAAGCGGCAGCACGTGTTGAAGCACTAACGTCTAAGTTTGTATTATATAAAGAGCTATAA
- the upp gene encoding uracil phosphoribosyltransferase, translated as MGKVYVFDHPLIQHKLTYIREKTTGTKEFRELVDEVASLMAFEITRDLPLQEVEIETPVVAAKSKVLSGKKIGIIPILRAGLGMVDGILKLIPAAKVGHIGLYRDPETLQPVEYYVKLPSDVEERDFIVVDPMLATGGSAAEAINSLKKRGAKNIKFMCLIAAPEGVEVIKKEHPDVDIFIAALDEKLNDHGYIVPGLGDAGDRLFGTK; from the coding sequence ATGGGCAAGGTATATGTATTTGATCACCCACTTATTCAACATAAGCTTACATACATAAGAGAAAAGACAACAGGCACGAAGGAATTCAGAGAATTAGTAGATGAAGTAGCTAGCTTAATGGCATTTGAAATTACTCGTGACCTACCATTACAAGAGGTTGAAATTGAAACACCTGTTGTTGCAGCAAAATCAAAGGTATTATCAGGAAAGAAAATCGGAATTATCCCAATTTTGCGTGCTGGGCTCGGAATGGTTGACGGGATCTTAAAGCTAATTCCGGCAGCAAAAGTCGGCCACATTGGATTATACCGTGATCCAGAAACACTTCAACCGGTTGAATATTATGTGAAATTACCATCAGATGTAGAAGAGCGTGATTTCATTGTCGTTGACCCAATGTTAGCAACGGGTGGCTCTGCAGCTGAAGCAATTAATTCTCTCAAAAAGCGCGGAGCAAAAAACATTAAATTCATGTGTTTAATTGCGGCACCAGAGGGTGTTGAAGTGATTAAAAAAGAACATCCAGATGTAGACATTTTTATTGCGGCGCTTGACGAAAAACTTAATGATCATGGCTATATCGTTCCAGGTCTTGGTGATGCTGGGGATCGCTTGTTTGGGACAAAATAA